The following proteins are encoded in a genomic region of Oncorhynchus kisutch isolate 150728-3 linkage group LG18, Okis_V2, whole genome shotgun sequence:
- the numa1 gene encoding nuclear mitotic apparatus protein 1 isoform X5: MVLHLDKEHALLEWVNHLNVDLPVRSIKDLQDGVLLLKLVYKLRKEEPAKFYLDQPIQERLKVVSDFLQGDCRCSTERGALISWDNISNGLNLEVELSKVLVLLYYHSVINNHVDLNQLEYKFEVELASMLRFVLDNENSLYLSENLEKYLRKKPLFSFNSDISSTSSSSLFNDEESPVFRRRKKIGSVQFLDLQTVASSSVSSPLQDVMNTPQFQLKKLQRQLRQERDMRDELEKDLTTSATTLTQRESQICQLQHRIEKLLREQAEQEQEPRDELQELHSKNEGLRTRLHEVLKECQALKTNSSQMERKVDNLTEENGTLSAQMREVIARLASAEAEVDRLTEAQDSAQGEWSSRHCHLQAELNRATAQKECLNEQMLILQSKISSLEDELSKAKMQEKGEVMGPILEWEQLKQELADATLRHAECECTIARLKGEKEQAATLHAQESASLQAESQRLQVLVTALQEALSALRADREALELVSKEERESLTAQLHTLTAEVASLTQTVQQREQEMKALGEKVQQECIQRGELNLAMEQQERKAREEIQELTSHVDTMGDSLRRAEEEVQVREKQLTKQQQESALQREVLQEEMAASETVLKELKEQEEAVREEATRLHQEITTHATNLCTLRQEHTALQEQLARQQEEISLEKEAQSEAHREKEAVREELSRLQEELRSLGEQMAQLEEAQREKECLLLQSTENIETLQMERATASSLAEAKDLELSSLREEVRAREEQLAIQQEEYRLQQEELREELAAQENEINNMRERLAGLMDQISLLKELCQEGKNMEALREEHTAQLEQLRIVKEQVEEVQERNEETSAALREKESSLREKEESLRRLEEELQSTTSLASQRRQEELTSLKEEVISQQEEVERRRAAEALSVEEARQLAREQESKRMELEESVSALQQQLDSAIQDNDRKRQECERLEQDLEHRGTRVEELRQQEDSARLEATRLRQEISTHVSHLEVVQKGKEELARQQEELRGEVSLHQQRASVLQQSLEVQEVAMRVLKEQTESTREEATVKMEALQAQLEVVSSLAAAKGLQLSTLREEATTLQEQLAKREQEISRQKEVLQEAHMEKESVEALREELARQQEELREELIRQQQRAQSLEQSLEEQQEALKELTVKEERAREEATLKMVVLQAAKDLELSTLRQEATQLRQEISTHVSRLEEVQRGKEEQEGNAREETTVKMEALQAQLEVVLSLAAAKDLQLSTLREEASLLCQENAKRAADLKDVQSEKIRMESLLSEEHRALQEELAKEQEELRGEVSLHQQRAAELQQSLEEKQEALRELKEQLVQQQEDRSLQKVLQEAQAAALQEEAVDALRGEVTLHQQRAAELQQSLEHQEAALREQEAKSTEEATLKMEALQAAKDLQLSTLTEKATTLQQQLAKREQEISLQKEVLQEAHIEKESVEALREELARQQEELIHQQQRAQSLEQSLEEQQEALKELTVKEERAREEATLKMVALQAAKDLELSTLRQEATQLRQEISTHVSRLEEVQSEGPLREEHTALQVQLAKQQEENSVQKGLLQEVQATVLQEREAKEILRGEVSLHQQSLEHKEAVLREDLARQKEEGQAAGQVEKELMEQFSVLQQEKEALLTRALQAEQNQSELEGSMAELRAQAEGTESGQRQQLDALLLEKERLTEGNQVLEMKCSAAQRLEAVLQEELALLREQIEGTEWEKQVRHLREQLAANTEVVEHYKTQVEKAKSHYSGKKQQLVESQEQVTELQRCLEVREHEGNAVITEMKLLQKELEKARSKEKSLGSKINTLEAQLAFADRHLREQNQVRPERGPGRIEKMRGGRESVYLKVPQSQTHQETSGDSLDLSLDDSLNTTTRPMEPDESSTPLVRSSERVAAKRRALGGDSLETLYFTPMNNRQINRTSTERRLQSSITSLGELALDSARKRPPTSSARRRRTTQVINITMSKTTPGRRGAGEDSDNETFYSLASVHSHPNITGRTHTARPVSMEIFHTPGKPAVALSDQLLSLPGYRRSIVHVAAPQSTGQFCVGAENEPDHAADDWLRIAELQARNQSCLPHLKSSYPLESRPSLGPSFEFTDDDLRMGDPTETIRRASVMPGQIQESLSSHRLSLHPGPADSTTATRPAYGSHRLSLMPPKPKASSTLNNQNTHNLRGSNLSLKRSAKDQEPDTPEAKRMATSCFPRPLTPKGGRFSSSNNRQPLSPAERRQSMVFSIDNTPRKAASKSGFLQRGMSKIRSSTRKSPGNKSSRVPQSGDGKSPRSGAGSMKSPQPGGKAQRKSPRTNSSKSPKNPTSARKEPEVLVGKPIHLSR, translated from the exons ATGGTGCTTCACCTTGATAAAGAGCATGCACTGTTGGAATGG GTTAACCACCTGAATGTGGACCTCCCGGTGCGGAGCATCAAGGATTTACAGGATGGCGTTTTGTTGTTGAAGCTCGTCTATAAACT GAGAAAGGAAGAGCCCGCTAAGTTCTATTTGGACCAGCCTATCCAGGAGAGGCTGAAAGTGGTCTCTGACTTCCTGCAAG GTGATTGTAGGTGCAGCACAGAACGGGGAGCTCTCATCTCCTGGGACAACATCAGCAATGGCCTAAACCTGGAGGTGGAGTTATCCAAG GTGCTTGTGCTCCTGTACTACCATAGTGTGATCAACAACCATGTTGACCTGAACCAACTGGAATACAAGTTTGAG GTTGAGCTTGCCTCCATGCTCCGCTTTGTTTTGGACAATGAGAATAGCCTCTACTTGAGTGAGAACTTGGAGAAATATCTAAGGAAGAAGC ccctgTTTAGTTTCAACAGTGACATCTCCAGTACCTCCTCATCCTCCTTGTTCAACGATGAGGAGTCCCCGGTTTTCCGGCGCAGAAAGAAGATCGGTTCAGTTCAGTTTCTGGACCTACAAACTGTTGCGTCCTCGTCTGTCAG TTCTCCCCTGCAGGATGTGATGAACACTCCTCAGTTCCAGCTGAAGAAGCTGCAGAGGCAGCTGcgtcaggagagagacatgagggatgagCTGGAGAAAGACCTGACCACCAGCGCCACCACCCTCACCCAGAGAG AGAGTCAGATCTGTCAGTTGCAGCACCGTATTGAGAAGCTGCTGAGGGAACAGGCTGAGCAGGAGCAGGAGCCCCGGGATGAGCTACAAGAACTGCACAGCAAGAACGAGGG GCTGCGGACTCGTCTCCATGAGGTGCTGAAGGAGTGCCAGGCGTTAAAGACTAACTCATCTCAGATGGAACGGAAGGTGGATAACCTGACAGAGGAGAATGGCACCCTTTCTGCCCAG ATGCGTGAAGTGATTGCTCGGTTGGCGAGTGCTGAGGCTGAGGTGGACAGGCTGACTGAGGCCCAGGACTCTGCTCAGGGGGAGTGGAGCAGCAGACACTGCCACCTTCAGGCTGAACTCAACCGGGCCACTGCTCAGAAG GAGTGTCTGAATGAACAGATGCTGATCCTGCAGAGCAAGATCTCCTCTCTGGAGGACGAGCTGAGTAAAGCCAAAATGCAGGAAAAAGGAGAGGTTATGGGCCCTATCTTGGAG TGGGAGCAGCTGAAACAGGAGCTGGCTGATGCCACCCTCAGGCACGCAGAGTGTGAGTGCACCATCGCCCGTCTGAAGGGGGAGAAGGAGCAGGCTGCCACCCTGCATGCCCAGGAGAGTGCCTCGCtacaggcagagagccagagactGCAGGTCTTGGTGACTGCGCTCCAGGAAGCCCTGAGTGCTCTGCGGGCTGACAGAGAGGCTCTGGAGCTGGTCTccaaggaggagagggagtccCTGACTGCCCAGCTCCACACCCTGACTGCTGAGGTGGCCAGCCTTACCCAGACTGTACAACAAAGGGAGCAGGAGATGAAGGCGCTGGGTGAGAAGGTACAGCAGGAGTGCATTCAGAGAGGGGAGCTGAACCTGGCTATGGAGCAGCAGGAGAGGAAGGCCAGAGAGGAGATCCAGGAGCTGACCAGCCACGTGGACACCATGGGTGACTCACtgaggagggctgaggaggaGGTGCAGGTCAGGGAGAAGCAGCTTAccaagcagcagcaggagagcgCTCTACAGAGGGAGGTCCTACAGGAGGAGATGGCTGCATCTGAGACGGTGTTAAAAGAGCTGAAGGAGCAGGAAGAGGCCGTTAGAGAGGAGGCCACTCGACTGCACCAGGAGATAACTACACATGCTACGAACCTCTGCACCCTGAGGCAGGAGCACACTGCTCTGCAGGAACAATTGGCTAGGCAGCAAGAGGAGATCTCCCTAGAAAAGGAGGCGCAGTCCGAAGCCCACAGGGAGAAGGAAGCGGTGAGGGAGGAGCTCTCTCGACTCCAGGAGGAGCTGAGGAGCCTGGGGGAACAGATGGCCCAGCTGGAGGAGGctcagagggagaaggagtgtCTCCTCCTCCAGTCCACAGAGAACATAGAGACCCTCCAGATGGAGAGAGCCACTGCCTCGTCACTCGCTGAAGCCAAAGACCTGGAGCTCAGCAGcctgagagaggaggtgagggccaggGAGGAGCAGCTAGCCATTCAACAAGAGGAGTACCGCTTACAGCAGGAGGAGCTACGGGAGGAGCTTGCCGCTCAGGAGAATGAAATCAATAACATGAGAGAGCGGCTCGCTGGCCTGATGGACCAGATCTCTCTGCTGAAGGAGTTGTGTCAGGAGGGCAAAAACATGGAGGCCCTGAGAGAAGAGCACACTGCCCAGCTGGAGCAGCTGCGGATAGTGAAGGAGCAGGTCGAAGAGGTCcaggagaggaatgaggagacCTCGGCAGCTCTCAGGGAGAAGGAGTCGTCTctcagggagaaggaggagagccTCCGGAGGCTGGAGGAGGAGCTACAGTCCACCACCTCTCTTGCCTCCCAGAGACGACAGGAAGAACTGACCTCACTCAAGGAGGAAGTCATCTCGcagcaggaggaggtggagaggaggcgTGCCGCGGAGGCCCTGTCAGTTGAGGAGGCGAGGCAGTTGGCTAGGGAACAGGAGTCTAAACGTATGGAACTGGAGGAGAGCGTGTCAGCCCTACAGCAGCAGCTGGACTCAGCCATCCAGGACAATGATAGGAAGAGACAGGAGTGTGAGAGGCTGGAGCAGGACCTGGAGCACAGAGGAACACGGGTGGAAGAGCTGAGGCAGCAGGAGGATAGCGCCAGACTGGAGGCCACTCGACTTCGCCAGGAGATCTCTACACATGTCAGCCATCTGGAGGTCGTGCAGAAGGGGAAGGAGGAGCTAGCCAGGCAGCAGGAGGAGCTGAGAGGGGAGGTGTCCCTTCATCAGCAGAGAGCTTCAGTGCTCCAGCAGAGCCTGGAGGTGCAGGAGGTTGCTATGAGAGTGTTAAAGGAGCAGACTgagagcaccagagaggaggCCACTGTGAAGATGGAGGCCCTACAGGCTCAGCTGGAGGTAGTGTCTTCTCTGGCTGCAGCTAAAGGCCTGCAGCTCAGCACTCTGAGAGAGGAGGCCACTACCTTACAGGAGCAGCTAGCTAAGAGAGAGCAGGAGATCTCCCGTCAGAAGGAGGTGCTGCAGGAGGCCCACATGGAGAAGGAGTCAGTGGAGGCACTGAGAGAGGAGCTGGCCAGGCAACAGGAGGAGCTGAGAGAGGAGTTAATCCGCCAGCAGCAGAGAGCTCAGTCCTTAGAACAGAGcctggaggagcagcaggaggccCTGAAAGAGCTGACCGTGAAGGAGGAGAGGGCCAGAGAGGAGGCCACTCTGAAGATGGTGGTCCTCCAAGCAGCTAAGGACTTGGAGCTCAGCACCCTGAGACAGGAGGCTACACAACTCCGCCAGGAGATCTCCACACATGTCAGCCGTCTGGAGGAGGtgcagagggggaaggaggagcaggagggaaACGCAAGAGAGGAGACAACTGTGAAGATGGAGGCCCTACAGGCTCAGCTGGAGGTAGTGTTGTCTCTGGCTGCAGCTAAAGACCTGCAGCTCAGCACTCTGAGAGAGGAGGCCTCTCTACTCTGCCAGGAGAACGCCAAACGGGCAGCTGATCTAAAGGACGTGCAGTCAGAGAAGATTCGGATGGAGAGCCTGTTGAGCGAGGAGCACAGAGCCTTACAGGAGGAGCTGGCCAAGGAGCAGGAGGAGCTGAGGGGTGAGGTGTCCCTCCACCAGCAGAGAGCTGCAGAACTCCAGCAGAGCCTGGAGGAGAAGCAGGAGGCCCTTAGAGAGCTGAAGGAGCAGCTTGTCCAGCAGCAGGAGGACCGCTCCCTACAGAAGGTCTTGCAGGAGGCCCAGGCTGCAGCTCTCCAGGAGGAGGCGGTAGACGCTCTGAGAGGGGAGGTGACCCTCCACCAGCAGAGAGCTGCAGAGCTCCAGCAGAGCCTGGAGCACCAGGAGGCTGCCCTGAGGGAGCAGGAGGCGAAGAGCACAGAGGAGGCCACTCTGAAGATGGAGGCCCTCCAAGCAGCTAAAGACCTGCAGCTCAGCACTCTGACAGAGAAGGCCACTACCTTACAGCAGCAGCTAGCTAAGAGGGAGCAGGAGATCTCCCTTCAGAAGGAAGTGCTGCAGGAGGCCCACATAGAGAAGGAGTCAGTGGAGGCACTTAGAGAGGAGCTGGCCAGGCAACAGGAGGAGTTAATCCACCAGCAGCAGAGAGCTCAGTCCTTAGAACAGAGcctggaggagcagcaggaggccCTGAAAGAGCTGACCGTGAAGGAGGAGAGGGCCAGAGAGGAGGCCACTCTGAAGATGGTGGCCCTCCAAGCAGCAAAGGACTTGGAGCTCAGCACCCTGAGACAGGAGGCTACACAACTCCGCCAGGAGATCTCCACACATGTCAGCCGTCTGGAGGAG GTGCAGAGCGAGGGCCCCCTGAGAGAGGAGCACACTGCCTTACAGGTGCAGCTGGCCAAGCAGCAGGAGGAAAACTCCGTACAGAAGGGACTGCTGCAGGAGGTGCAGGCCACAGTCCTCCAGGAGAGGGAGGCCAAGGAGATACTGAGAGGGGAGGTGTCCCTCCACCAGCAGAGCCTGGAGCACAAGGAGGCTGTCCTGAGGGAGGATCTAGCCAGGCAGAAGGAGGAAGGGCAGGCAGCAGGCCAGGTGGAGAAGGAGTTGATGGAGCAGTTCTCTGTGCTCCAGCAAGAGAAGGAGGCTCTGTTAACCCGGGCCCTCCAGGCAGAGCAGAACCAGAGCGAGCTGGAAGGGAGCATGGCTGAGCTGCGAGCCCAGGCAGAGGGCACAGAAAGTGGCCAGAGACAACAGCTGGATGCCCTGCTCCTGGAGAAGGAGAGGCTGACTGAGGGTAACCAGGTCCTGGAGATGAAATGTAGCGCCGCCCAGAGGCTGGAGGCTGTACTGCAGGAGGAACTGGCCTTGCTGAGAGAACAGATAGAGGGAACAGAGTGGGAGAAGCAGGTCAGACATCTACGGGAACAACTTGCTGCCAACACTGAGGTTGTGGAACACTACAAAACACAG GTTGAGAAGGCCAAGAGCCACTACTCGGGGAAGAAGCAGCAGCTTGTGGAGTCTCAGGAGCAGGTGACGGAGCTGCAGCGCTGCCTAGAGGTCAGAGAGCATGAGGGCAACGCTGTTATCACAGAGATGAAGCTGCTGCAGAAGGAGCTGGAGAAGGCCAGGAGCAAAGAGAAGAGCCTCGGCTCCAAGATCAACACTTTGGAAGCACAG CTTGCGTTTGCTGATCGTCACCTTCGGGAGCAGAACCAGGTTCGACCTGAGAGGGGACCAGGCAGGATTGAGAAgatgagagggggtagagagagtgtcTACCTGAAAGTCCCCCAGAGCCAGACTCACCAGGAGACCAGCGGCGACAGCCTGGACCTGAGCCTGGACGACTCCCTTAACACTACCAC GAGGCCAATGGAGCCTGACGAGTCCAGTACTCCCCTGGTGCGTAGCTCGGAGCGCGTAGCTGCTAAACGTCGTGCTCTGGGAGGGGATTCACTGGAGACCCTCTACTTCACCCCCATGAATAACCGTCAGATCAACAG GACCAGTACTGAGCGCCGGCTGCAGAGCAGCATCACATCTCTGGGAGAGCTGGCTCTGGACTCAGCCAGGAAGAGACCACCCACCTCCTCAGCTAGACGCCGAAGGACCACCCAGGTCATCAACATCACCATGAGCAAG ACGACCCCTGGTcgcagaggagcaggagaggataGTGACAACGAGACGTTCTACAGCCTGGCCTCCGTCCACTCCCATCCCAACATCACCGGAAGAACACACACTGCACGACCTGTCTCCATGGAGATCTTCCACACACCCGGAAAACCTGCCGTTGCCTTGAGCGATCAGCTCCTCAGTCTCCCTGGTTACCGTCGAAGCATCGTCCACGTTGCAGCTCCACAGA GTACGGGCCAGTTCTGTGTAGGGGCAGAGAATGAGCCTGACCATGCTGCTGATGACTGGCTACGCATCGCTGAGCTGCAGGCCAGAAACCAGTCCTGTCTGCCTCACCTAAAGAGCAGCTATCCTCTGGAGTCCAGG CCCAGCCTGGGACCGTCCTTTGAGTTCACCGACGATGACCTGCGCATGGGCGACCCCACGGAGACCATCCGTAGAGCCTCTGTGATGCCCGGACAGATTCAGGAGTCTCTGTCATCCCACCGGCTCTCACTCCACCCAGGACCGGCCGACAGCACCACGGCCACCAGGCCAGCCTACGGCTCTCACCGCCTCTCACTGATGCCCCCCAAACCTAAAGCCAGCAGCACCCTGAACAACCAGAACACGCACAACCTCAGGGGGAGCAACCTGTCACTCAAACGCTCAGCCAAAGACCAGGAACCAGACACACCTGAg GCTAAGAGGATGGCAACCAGCTGTTTCCCACGCCCTCTCACCCCTAAAGGAGGTCGTTTCAGCTCATCCAACAACCGCCAGCCTCTTAGCCCT GCTGAGCGGAGACAGTCCATGGTGTTCTCCATTGACAACACGCCTCGTAAGGCAGCTTCCAAGAGCGGCTTCCTACAGAGAGGCATGAGTAAGATTCGCAGCTCCACCCGTAAATCCCCAGGGAACAAAAGCTCCCGTGTCCCGCAGTCCGGAGATGGGAAGTCTCCCCGCAGTGGAGCCGGGAGTATGAAGTCCCCTCAGCCGGGAGGGAAGGCACAGAGGAAATCCCCACGGACCAACAGCAGCAAGTCTCCAAAGAACCCCACCAGCGCACGCAAG GAACCTGAGGTGTTGGTTGGAAAGCCCATTCATCTGAGCAG atga